From one Butyricimonas faecihominis genomic stretch:
- a CDS encoding OmpA family protein codes for MTKKIFLILAVAGMGCSLQMKAAVSPVTKDTVQLESYTDIEQMLRPLEPTYHKGVFVTSPWNGNWFVSLQGGASAFIGKPVGCADLFDRIKPTISASLGKWFTPQIGARIGYGGWQFKDCELVTNDYHHFHADLMWNVLGCRYGKVENPRWGIIPYIGLGLLHNPQNGHNPFAVSYGVQGQYRICKRLSALLEIGNISTFQDFDGYGKSNRFGDNILSVSVGLSFTIGKAGWKRAVDASPYIRQNEWLIGYATQLSESNRRYTGQHDRAMRTINELKKILEIEGLLDKYSRMFDDRESLGNVYPRNDYSGLNSLRARLKNRHWDGKSPLSNDSLFSKSEFVNAIPNNDGSVVNGFYVTGADSLLSPDMNNDSISIYSHSDYLSFIGSGNECIGSPVYFFFELGTVQLTDKSQLINLDELARVTKKYGLSVTVAGAADAATGTADINNKLSASRADYIATELRRRGVAVENITKVSQGGISNYVPTEANRHTKVMLYMK; via the coding sequence ATGACAAAGAAAATATTTTTAATTCTGGCAGTGGCAGGTATGGGCTGTTCACTGCAAATGAAAGCGGCTGTATCACCTGTGACAAAGGACACTGTACAGCTGGAGTCGTACACGGATATCGAACAGATGCTCCGGCCTTTGGAGCCGACTTACCACAAGGGTGTATTCGTGACATCGCCTTGGAACGGTAACTGGTTTGTCAGTCTTCAAGGTGGTGCAAGTGCGTTCATTGGCAAACCTGTTGGTTGTGCCGACTTATTTGACAGGATAAAGCCTACTATTTCCGCATCGCTCGGCAAGTGGTTCACTCCGCAGATCGGAGCAAGAATCGGTTATGGAGGTTGGCAGTTCAAAGACTGCGAACTGGTCACAAATGACTACCATCACTTTCATGCTGACTTGATGTGGAATGTGCTTGGATGTCGGTATGGCAAGGTGGAGAATCCTCGTTGGGGAATCATTCCATACATAGGATTGGGACTATTGCACAATCCGCAGAACGGACATAATCCGTTTGCCGTTTCATACGGAGTACAGGGACAATACCGTATCTGTAAACGGCTGTCTGCATTATTGGAAATTGGCAATATTTCCACATTCCAGGACTTTGACGGCTATGGCAAATCCAATCGTTTCGGAGATAATATACTCTCCGTGTCAGTCGGCTTGTCGTTTACTATTGGAAAGGCCGGCTGGAAACGTGCCGTTGATGCGAGTCCTTACATCCGGCAGAACGAGTGGCTGATTGGTTACGCCACACAGCTATCGGAGAGTAATCGCAGATACACCGGGCAACATGACAGGGCGATGAGAACGATAAACGAATTGAAGAAGATTTTGGAAATTGAGGGTTTGCTTGATAAATATAGCAGGATGTTTGATGACCGGGAGAGTTTGGGCAATGTCTATCCGAGAAACGATTACAGCGGACTGAACTCGCTCCGGGCAAGATTGAAAAACAGGCATTGGGATGGCAAGTCTCCATTGTCCAATGACAGTTTGTTCAGTAAGTCTGAATTTGTCAATGCCATACCCAATAATGACGGTAGCGTTGTAAACGGCTTCTATGTCACAGGTGCCGATTCCCTGCTGTCTCCGGATATGAATAATGACAGCATTTCCATTTATAGCCATTCGGATTATCTCTCCTTTATAGGTTCCGGTAACGAGTGCATCGGTTCACCTGTCTATTTCTTCTTTGAACTCGGCACGGTTCAACTGACCGATAAATCCCAGTTGATCAATCTGGATGAACTGGCGCGTGTGACAAAGAAATACGGATTATCCGTGACTGTTGCAGGTGCGGCTGACGCTGCCACTGGAACTGCCGATATAAACAATAAGTTGAGCGCATCGAGAGCCGATTATATTGCCACGGAGTTGCGCAGGCGCGGAGTGGCCGTTGAAAATATAACAAAGGTCAGTCAAGGAGGTATTTCCAATTATGTACCCACTGAAGCTAACAGACATACCAAAGTCATGCTATATATGAAATAG
- a CDS encoding 3'-5' exonuclease translates to MTNFVAIDFETANQYRSSVCSIGVVIVRSGKIVDRFYNLIHPLPNYYTHWASESYGLTYEDTDSAPTFPEVWRKIEPLIKGLPFVAHNSSFDEGCLRAVFEIYEMVYPEYTFYCTLRASRKLQPELPNHRLDTVAETCDYNLINHHNAIADAEACAAIALKLL, encoded by the coding sequence ATGACCAATTTTGTAGCCATAGATTTTGAAACGGCCAACCAATACCGTTCAAGCGTATGTAGTATAGGAGTTGTAATCGTTCGTAGTGGTAAGATTGTTGATAGATTCTACAATCTTATTCATCCGTTACCAAATTACTATACTCATTGGGCGAGTGAGAGCTATGGTTTGACATACGAAGACACCGATAGTGCTCCGACCTTTCCTGAAGTTTGGAGGAAAATAGAGCCTCTTATTAAGGGATTACCGTTTGTGGCTCACAATAGTTCTTTTGATGAGGGGTGTCTCCGAGCTGTGTTTGAGATATATGAAATGGTATATCCGGAATATACATTTTATTGTACTCTAAGAGCTTCACGTAAGCTCCAACCGGAATTACCCAACCATCGTCTTGATACAGTCGCTGAAACTTGTGACTACAATCTCATCAATCACCACAATGCTATTGCTGATGCAGAGGCCTGTGCTGCCATAGCATTAAAGCTCTTATAA
- a CDS encoding DNA-deoxyinosine glycosylase: protein MTDINKIIILIDSYLEMKGLEYVEPNEISKFLDKYGVLSYSTKGQPLRKLLREGVIPNAFKISGNRWVIGHSNKVRIVNTQPIKEEPIIRKIYSPKSIVKCLNPIADVNSQILIIGTLPGKISLQTKEYYASPNNQFWGIIAEILKEALPLSYNAKLTMLKKHHIALWDVLYSANRVGSLDADIKNPIANDIVGFVTTHPSLQKIVFNGKEAEKKFYELIGTRDIPEHIKFISMPSTSHMNTHFSLEDKKKHWSCILE, encoded by the coding sequence ATGACCGACATTAACAAAATTATAATCCTTATAGATTCTTACCTCGAAATGAAGGGGTTGGAATATGTGGAGCCTAATGAAATCTCCAAATTTCTAGACAAATATGGAGTATTGAGTTACTCTACAAAAGGACAACCTCTACGTAAACTCTTGCGTGAAGGGGTTATACCTAATGCTTTTAAAATTTCGGGGAATAGATGGGTAATAGGACATTCCAATAAAGTTCGCATTGTAAATACGCAACCTATAAAAGAAGAACCTATCATTAGAAAAATTTATTCCCCTAAAAGTATAGTGAAATGTCTTAATCCGATTGCAGATGTAAACTCCCAGATTCTAATCATAGGAACCTTGCCAGGGAAAATCTCGTTACAGACAAAAGAATACTATGCTTCTCCAAACAATCAGTTCTGGGGAATAATAGCCGAAATACTCAAAGAGGCGTTACCTCTTTCATATAATGCGAAACTTACGATGTTAAAGAAACATCATATCGCTCTTTGGGATGTCCTCTATTCGGCTAATAGAGTAGGAAGTCTTGACGCTGACATTAAGAATCCTATCGCTAACGACATAGTAGGATTTGTTACCACTCATCCATCGTTACAAAAAATAGTATTCAATGGTAAAGAGGCTGAGAAAAAGTTTTATGAACTTATAGGCACCAGAGATATTCCCGAACATATTAAATTTATATCTATGCCTAGTACAAGTCATATGAACACCCATTTTTCATTGGAAGACAAGAAAAAACATTGGTCTTGCATATTAGAATAA
- a CDS encoding recombinase family protein, whose product MAKVGYIFKASGYDGFDTDKKWMEQYGCVQVIEEENGHEKLRPQWKQLMASLERGDELVISKFSNALRGSRELATFIEFCRVKVVRIVSIHDKIDSRGDLFPETKASDVLEMFGSLPEECAMLRKASAHIIHLKQNINQPSKEKNISKAEREKTIVAMYNNGHSIDDIWKVSGFSSRSSVFRILNKYGVSLNRGKFSGPLGKRKPKDE is encoded by the coding sequence ATGGCAAAAGTAGGTTACATATTCAAGGCATCCGGTTATGACGGCTTCGACACTGACAAGAAGTGGATGGAGCAATACGGCTGTGTACAAGTGATAGAGGAAGAGAACGGACACGAGAAACTGCGCCCTCAATGGAAACAGCTGATGGCAAGTCTGGAGCGTGGGGACGAGTTGGTTATCTCAAAGTTCAGCAATGCCCTGCGTGGCTCCCGTGAGCTGGCAACATTCATCGAGTTCTGCCGGGTAAAGGTGGTTCGGATTGTCTCCATTCACGACAAGATTGACAGCCGTGGGGATTTGTTTCCGGAAACCAAAGCCTCCGATGTACTGGAGATGTTCGGTTCTTTGCCGGAGGAATGTGCCATGCTGCGCAAGGCTTCAGCCCACATCATCCATCTGAAACAGAACATAAACCAGCCGTCCAAAGAGAAAAACATCAGCAAGGCGGAAAGGGAGAAAACCATCGTGGCGATGTACAATAACGGGCATTCAATCGATGACATCTGGAAAGTAAGCGGATTCAGCAGCCGCAGCTCCGTGTTCCGCATCCTCAATAAATACGGCGTTTCACTCAATCGAGGCAAGTTCAGCGGGCCGCTTGGGAAACGTAAACCAAAAGATGAGTAA
- a CDS encoding DUF2493 domain-containing protein: MQNKIVQITKINPEESKAIEEMMKYLIKSSNRNAYKVIVAGGRDFDDYEYMSAKLNELFWLSDIFDEYPIKIISGMAKGADTLAIRYADEYELTKILFPANWKSHPRMAGILRNEDMLSIATHLVAFWDGMSHGTKHMIEIAREKRIPVWVFQYKKTNKYNCIK, translated from the coding sequence ATGCAAAATAAAATTGTGCAAATCACTAAGATAAATCCAGAAGAAAGTAAAGCAATAGAGGAGATGATGAAATATCTGATTAAAAGCAGTAACCGCAATGCTTATAAGGTCATTGTAGCAGGAGGGCGTGATTTTGACGACTACGAATATATGTCAGCTAAATTGAATGAACTCTTTTGGCTTTCGGATATTTTTGATGAATATCCCATTAAAATAATATCTGGCATGGCGAAAGGTGCAGATACGTTAGCAATCCGTTATGCCGATGAGTATGAATTGACAAAAATCTTGTTTCCTGCCAATTGGAAGTCACATCCTCGTATGGCTGGTATTCTTAGAAATGAAGATATGTTGTCTATCGCAACCCATTTGGTAGCGTTTTGGGATGGAATGTCTCATGGGACAAAGCACATGATAGAAATTGCCCGTGAGAAAAGAATTCCAGTTTGGGTATTCCAGTATAAAAAGACAAATAAATATAATTGCATAAAATGA
- a CDS encoding RtcB family protein gives MRTIEGYDVKIFTDTIDENALEQVKRLLSIDVFSDKKIRIMPDVHAGAGCVIGFTGNLGDKIIPNIVGVDIGCGMRVLNLGKVSDIDFHAFHNFIYSNIPSGMIVREDRFGFSPLIGEEMDIYREAKQIVASLRCYRSLKDSNRINKAIGSLGGGNHFIELDRDDDGNVYLVIHTGSRNLGKQVADIYQTVAVHHLTEGYDELEELIKRTIEEYKAAGRRSELQSVIKRMRKEHNEAEPIILAELCYVENQAREDYLYDMRLCQHWAVLNRKLISRLLLKFFPNIEILEEFESIHNYISDDNMVRKGAISAVEGERCIIPLNMRDGSLLCIGKGNPDWNYSAPHGAGRVLSRTQAYEQIKLEEFEKSMEGIYSESVNDFTRDESPMVYKPAEEIIANITDTVSIRKIIHPIFNFKAH, from the coding sequence ATGAGAACTATAGAAGGATATGACGTAAAGATATTCACAGACACGATTGATGAAAATGCATTGGAGCAAGTAAAAAGATTATTATCCATAGATGTCTTTTCGGACAAGAAGATACGTATTATGCCAGACGTTCATGCTGGTGCCGGATGTGTAATAGGCTTTACAGGTAATCTTGGCGATAAGATAATTCCAAATATCGTTGGCGTTGACATTGGCTGCGGTATGCGCGTTCTTAATCTTGGAAAAGTATCGGACATTGATTTTCATGCGTTCCATAATTTTATTTATAGCAACATTCCGTCTGGAATGATTGTCAGAGAAGACCGATTTGGCTTTAGTCCTCTCATTGGTGAGGAAATGGATATCTATCGCGAGGCTAAACAGATTGTTGCATCATTACGATGTTATCGCTCACTGAAGGATAGCAACCGTATCAATAAAGCTATCGGTTCGCTCGGTGGTGGAAACCACTTCATAGAACTGGATAGGGACGATGACGGAAACGTGTATCTCGTGATTCATACCGGTAGCCGGAATCTCGGTAAGCAGGTGGCTGATATCTATCAGACTGTGGCTGTTCATCACCTAACGGAAGGATATGACGAATTAGAAGAGTTGATTAAACGTACTATTGAGGAGTACAAGGCTGCAGGGCGTAGGTCGGAACTTCAGTCTGTCATCAAAAGAATGCGAAAGGAACATAACGAAGCGGAACCGATAATTCTGGCAGAGCTTTGTTATGTTGAGAATCAGGCACGTGAGGATTATCTCTACGATATGCGCCTCTGTCAACATTGGGCGGTACTCAATCGTAAACTCATATCCCGACTCTTGCTTAAGTTTTTCCCAAACATTGAAATTTTGGAAGAGTTCGAGAGTATACACAACTACATCAGTGATGACAATATGGTACGCAAAGGTGCTATTTCAGCCGTTGAGGGCGAACGATGCATCATTCCGCTGAATATGCGTGATGGTTCTTTGCTCTGCATAGGTAAAGGAAATCCAGATTGGAACTACTCTGCGCCACATGGCGCTGGTCGTGTACTCAGCCGTACCCAAGCTTATGAGCAAATCAAATTGGAGGAGTTTGAAAAATCAATGGAGGGAATCTACTCGGAGAGTGTGAACGACTTTACTCGTGACGAATCTCCTATGGTTTATAAGCCGGCTGAAGAGATTATCGCAAATATTACTGATACGGTTTCTATAAGAAAAATCATCCATCCAATATTCAACTTCAAAGCACACTAA
- a CDS encoding GNAT family N-acetyltransferase: protein MNKRENIQETERLAIRKLTHDDFETLIAIMGKPEVMYAWEHGFSEDDVRSWIERQLTRYTKDGIGYFAVELKESGQLIGQAGLMKTTMNGNEVVEIGYIFDNTYWHNGYATEAAESLIAYAFDCLELPAVYCSIRPENKASIRVAKRLGMESCGNHTVVYRGKEMPHIIYKLENPK from the coding sequence ATGAACAAACGAGAAAACATACAAGAAACCGAACGGCTGGCTATCCGCAAACTCACCCATGACGACTTTGAGACTTTGATAGCAATAATGGGCAAGCCGGAAGTTATGTACGCTTGGGAACATGGCTTCAGTGAAGATGATGTACGATCCTGGATAGAGCGACAGCTTACACGATATACAAAAGACGGCATCGGATATTTTGCCGTAGAGTTAAAGGAGAGCGGACAACTGATAGGCCAGGCCGGACTTATGAAAACAACAATGAACGGGAATGAAGTCGTTGAGATCGGCTACATATTTGACAACACATATTGGCACAACGGTTACGCGACAGAAGCCGCCGAATCTCTCATAGCCTATGCTTTTGACTGCTTGGAATTACCGGCTGTATATTGTAGCATCCGTCCGGAAAACAAGGCTTCCATCCGAGTAGCAAAACGACTTGGCATGGAATCTTGTGGCAACCATACCGTTGTTTATCGAGGTAAAGAAATGCCCCATATCATATACAAATTAGAAAATCCGAAATAG
- a CDS encoding MarR family transcriptional regulator, with product MMKDKNRAANQVLADMMFFDYLKEKVGERKTKTGAYYDLLEKATAGFIAPFLKNHEYVLQADQCHVTISDLAVEWHWHRATVRAFLDKLEEMGYIRRTRFAKSVVITVTFAPFSSGETTASYTGHTGSGLADDLDKALSEWINGNLSDEDMGEICGQYHEAGRKRLADESGKVHSGDKPAIKAGAETELAQEIVERVAVAGLKRAIRNSRFDDPTDFLEFFHKELEGDWTSLLEASKIIAKMILDAGNDGAANSSSETDMLATLRQPFRALWAKYQERDSTLL from the coding sequence ATGATGAAAGACAAGAATAGAGCCGCCAATCAGGTATTGGCAGATATGATGTTTTTCGACTACCTCAAAGAGAAAGTCGGTGAACGGAAGACAAAGACCGGTGCTTACTACGACCTGTTGGAGAAAGCAACGGCAGGTTTTATCGCTCCCTTTTTGAAGAACCACGAGTATGTGTTGCAGGCTGACCAGTGTCATGTGACCATTTCAGACCTTGCGGTGGAATGGCATTGGCACAGGGCTACCGTCAGGGCGTTCCTTGACAAACTGGAGGAGATGGGATATATTCGTCGGACAAGGTTCGCAAAGAGTGTGGTCATTACCGTGACTTTTGCGCCATTCTCCAGTGGCGAAACTACTGCCTCTTATACCGGTCATACAGGGTCCGGACTTGCCGATGATTTGGACAAGGCTTTGTCCGAATGGATAAATGGCAATCTGTCTGACGAAGATATGGGAGAGATTTGTGGACAGTATCATGAAGCCGGGCGGAAACGGCTTGCCGATGAATCCGGCAAAGTTCATTCGGGCGACAAGCCGGCAATAAAGGCAGGTGCAGAAACGGAGTTAGCCCAAGAGATTGTCGAACGTGTAGCCGTAGCCGGACTGAAACGCGCCATACGAAATTCGCGCTTCGATGACCCGACCGATTTCCTGGAGTTCTTTCACAAAGAACTGGAAGGTGACTGGACTTCACTTTTGGAGGCATCCAAGATAATCGCCAAGATGATTCTGGACGCTGGAAACGACGGCGCGGCCAATAGTTCGAGCGAAACGGATATGCTTGCCACGCTCCGACAGCCGTTTAGGGCGTTGTGGGCAAAGTATCAGGAGCGTGATTCCACCCTTTTATAG
- a CDS encoding helix-turn-helix transcriptional regulator, with the protein MAASELFNRYIWLVDLIFSSEGITREEINRRWSRSSLNYNNEYEIPERTFHRHKDAIKELFDIDIVCDRSAGKVYKIANSEDIKKGGVRTWLINTFAVNNLINESHHMKQRILFEQIPSGQRFLTPIIEAMRDNYTLTITYQSFHRERPSTFEVEPYCVKVFKQRWYLLARSTWDGNIRIYGLDRIHSIEQNESTFNLPKGFDAESYFNDVIGIIIGTNDKPEVIEIKVSNGQQNYFRSLPLHHTQYEAHTEMYSSTFTFFLRPTFDFIQELLRYGADVEVIQPLELRNQFAKIATDMNELYK; encoded by the coding sequence ATGGCTGCATCAGAATTATTTAATCGCTATATTTGGCTTGTTGATTTAATCTTTAGTTCCGAAGGTATTACTCGGGAGGAAATCAACAGGCGTTGGTCTCGTAGTTCTCTCAACTATAATAATGAGTATGAGATACCAGAGAGAACTTTCCATAGGCACAAAGATGCCATTAAAGAACTCTTTGATATTGATATTGTATGTGATCGCTCGGCTGGGAAAGTCTATAAAATAGCTAATAGTGAAGACATTAAAAAAGGCGGAGTTAGAACATGGCTTATCAATACATTTGCCGTTAATAATCTCATAAATGAGAGCCATCATATGAAGCAGCGGATTCTGTTTGAACAAATCCCTTCTGGACAGCGATTCCTTACTCCGATAATTGAGGCAATGCGAGATAATTACACATTGACAATTACATATCAAAGCTTTCATCGAGAGCGACCTTCTACGTTTGAAGTTGAACCGTATTGTGTTAAGGTCTTCAAACAACGCTGGTATCTTCTTGCACGGAGTACATGGGATGGAAATATTCGTATTTATGGACTTGACCGCATTCATTCTATTGAGCAGAACGAGAGCACGTTCAATCTACCCAAAGGATTTGATGCTGAAAGCTACTTCAATGATGTTATAGGCATTATCATTGGTACGAATGATAAACCCGAAGTCATTGAAATTAAAGTTTCAAATGGTCAACAGAACTATTTCCGTTCGCTTCCGTTACATCATACTCAATATGAAGCACATACAGAAATGTATTCCTCTACGTTTACTTTTTTTCTGCGGCCAACATTCGATTTCATCCAGGAGCTTCTAAGATATGGAGCTGATGTAGAGGTGATTCAGCCATTAGAGCTTCGTAATCAGTTCGCAAAAATAGCTACCGATATGAACGAACTTTATAAATAA
- a CDS encoding nitrous oxide-stimulated promoter family protein codes for MVKNRIEEEKKVVKQMIFLYCLKKEGNASLCPACHELLTYARDRLNHCKFGNDKPTCKKCPVHCYRPDMKKRIKMVMRWSGPRMLFYHPVSAVKHLLREL; via the coding sequence ATGGTAAAAAACCGTATTGAAGAGGAGAAGAAGGTAGTAAAACAAATGATTTTTTTATACTGCCTAAAAAAGGAAGGCAATGCAAGCCTATGTCCGGCTTGCCACGAGTTGTTGACATACGCAAGGGACAGACTTAACCATTGCAAATTCGGAAACGACAAGCCAACTTGTAAAAAGTGTCCTGTACATTGTTATCGCCCGGATATGAAAAAGCGGATAAAAATGGTTATGCGATGGTCCGGTCCGAGAATGCTTTTTTATCATCCTGTCTCAGCCGTCAAACATCTGTTGAGAGAATTGTAA
- a CDS encoding FKBP-type peptidyl-prolyl cis-trans isomerase: protein MSKKEYIQTNKEWLETKAKEEGVKPLPKGIYYKVINEGKDDGKHPSPRSIVTAHYTGWTINGKKFDTSRGGTPIAFRLNELIEGWIIAMQQMCIGDKWEIYIPAEMGYGKFSQPNIPGGSTLIFEIELFGIA, encoded by the coding sequence ATGAGCAAAAAAGAATACATACAGACCAACAAGGAATGGCTGGAGACAAAGGCAAAGGAAGAGGGCGTAAAACCTCTCCCGAAAGGAATCTATTACAAGGTCATCAATGAGGGAAAGGACGACGGCAAACATCCCTCGCCCCGCAGTATCGTTACTGCACACTACACGGGGTGGACTATAAACGGAAAGAAGTTCGACACCAGTCGTGGTGGAACACCAATAGCGTTCCGTTTGAACGAACTGATAGAGGGTTGGATTATCGCAATGCAACAGATGTGCATAGGAGATAAATGGGAGATATACATTCCGGCAGAAATGGGATATGGCAAGTTCTCGCAACCAAACATCCCCGGTGGTTCAACCTTGATATTTGAGATTGAACTGTTTGGTATTGCCTAG
- the mobV gene encoding MobV family relaxase produces the protein MAEKSWQVMHMNVMKGITTAQSNEHQRNWTERGWDFALEKGRYDRQRERLNFEVVKGGKIQEIDKRQSIPERMAESLLQRGIKDPNEGLAEPKYRTVVDFILSGSQNTIRQLAFGDQDVVYEPGNNLENATLKRMPEIEQWAKDMYWFMSERFGEENIVGCYVHLDELSPHMHLTLLPIQDGKFAFKKMFAGKDKLEFSARTKKLHDELAEVNRKWNLKRGRNISETGAKHRTTEEYRRHLSEECTNIEEQVVQHKKALSDLKVEISLAERRVKGLTSMVDNLRKAKAEKESQLSALERTLQSHQGDTATIIAERERLEKELASIQIKLEDKQDKLRTADQQLEALKRDMDAIGERTEELKGEAYKYSREIHSNVDVLLKDVMLETLVGEHSERVAEMGAAEQSVFDGSLLQSLTEQGAEVMHCATLLFLGMVNDATTFAETHGGGGSKSNLKWGKDDDEDNRAWARRCMMMASRMMRPASGKKQKR, from the coding sequence ATGGCTGAAAAATCATGGCAGGTGATGCACATGAACGTGATGAAAGGCATAACCACCGCCCAAAGCAACGAACACCAGCGCAACTGGACCGAACGGGGCTGGGACTTCGCCCTGGAAAAAGGAAGGTATGACCGTCAAAGGGAACGCCTGAATTTTGAGGTTGTCAAGGGCGGCAAGATTCAAGAAATAGACAAGAGGCAGTCCATTCCGGAACGGATGGCTGAAAGCCTTTTGCAACGTGGCATAAAAGATCCGAATGAGGGTCTGGCCGAGCCGAAATACCGGACTGTCGTGGATTTTATTCTGAGCGGTTCACAGAATACGATACGGCAACTGGCATTCGGGGATCAGGACGTGGTATATGAACCCGGCAATAATTTGGAAAATGCCACGCTCAAAAGAATGCCCGAAATAGAACAATGGGCAAAGGATATGTACTGGTTTATGAGTGAGCGTTTCGGTGAGGAGAATATCGTCGGTTGTTATGTACATCTTGACGAACTCTCTCCACATATGCACCTTACCTTATTGCCAATCCAAGACGGTAAGTTTGCGTTCAAGAAGATGTTTGCAGGAAAGGACAAGCTGGAGTTCTCGGCAAGGACGAAGAAGTTGCATGACGAGCTTGCGGAAGTGAACAGAAAGTGGAATCTGAAAAGGGGCAGGAATATTTCCGAGACCGGTGCAAAACATCGCACCACTGAAGAATACCGCCGACACCTATCGGAAGAATGTACCAATATAGAGGAACAGGTTGTCCAACACAAAAAAGCACTGTCCGACCTTAAAGTGGAAATAAGTCTGGCAGAGCGCAGGGTGAAAGGCTTGACCTCAATGGTGGACAACCTCAGAAAGGCGAAAGCGGAAAAGGAATCCCAACTATCGGCATTGGAACGCACCCTTCAATCCCATCAGGGAGATACGGCTACCATTATAGCCGAGAGGGAACGGTTGGAAAAAGAACTGGCTTCTATCCAAATAAAACTGGAAGACAAGCAGGATAAGCTACGGACGGCTGACCAACAGCTTGAAGCCCTTAAAAGGGACATGGATGCCATTGGCGAGCGCACGGAGGAACTGAAAGGCGAAGCCTATAAGTACAGCCGTGAAATCCATTCCAACGTGGATGTGCTGCTCAAAGATGTAATGCTGGAAACATTGGTTGGAGAGCATTCGGAAAGAGTGGCTGAAATGGGAGCTGCGGAACAATCCGTCTTTGACGGTTCTTTGTTGCAGAGCCTGACCGAGCAAGGGGCGGAAGTGATGCACTGCGCCACGCTCCTCTTCCTTGGTATGGTCAACGATGCCACTACATTTGCAGAAACGCATGGCGGTGGAGGAAGCAAAAGCAACCTTAAATGGGGAAAGGATGATGACGAGGATAACCGTGCGTGGGCAAGGCGTTGCATGATGATGGCAAGCAGAATGATGCGACCAGCTTCCGGCAAGAAGCAAAAGAGGTAA
- a CDS encoding metallophosphoesterase has translation MKILHLSDTHGQHNRLKGLPEADVIVHSGDFTFGGSEREVLDFLNWFCDLPYKYKIFIAGNHDDCLWNSEIDGLPNNCYGLRYSSVNIEGVKFHGIPMFVQDCVSGLNNTAIRNISLDTDILITHCPPFEILDFDDNIHYGSKELLTAVERIRPHYHLFGHIHSNNGVEEGGFTTFVNSAIVNEIYGDLQPWHLIEI, from the coding sequence ATGAAAATACTTCATTTATCAGATACGCATGGTCAGCATAATCGACTTAAAGGGTTGCCTGAGGCCGATGTGATTGTGCATTCGGGTGATTTTACCTTTGGAGGATCAGAAAGAGAAGTTTTGGATTTTTTGAATTGGTTCTGTGACCTGCCGTATAAGTATAAGATTTTTATTGCGGGCAACCATGACGATTGTCTTTGGAATAGCGAAATAGATGGTCTTCCAAATAATTGTTATGGTCTTAGATACTCTTCTGTCAATATAGAAGGTGTGAAGTTTCATGGCATTCCAATGTTCGTACAGGATTGTGTGTCAGGATTGAATAATACAGCGATTAGGAATATCAGTCTAGATACGGACATACTCATAACTCATTGCCCACCATTTGAAATTTTAGATTTTGATGATAATATTCATTATGGCTCAAAGGAATTGTTAACTGCAGTTGAGAGAATAAGACCACATTATCACCTTTTCGGTCACATTCATTCAAATAATGGCGTTGAAGAAGGTGGTTTTACAACCTTTGTGAATTCGGCAATTGTGAATGAAATTTACGGAGATTTGCAACCATGGCATTTGATTGAGATTTGA
- a CDS encoding DUF6140 family protein: MPLWNFTTKNKRQCNGVFVEKGMTVEVVTPTTSNPLNNPQGREQIATAFMTKYGVDMKKAQMLTASYLDYTMSK, from the coding sequence ATGCCACTCTGGAATTTTACAACAAAAAACAAGCGCCAATGCAATGGCGTATTTGTCGAAAAAGGGATGACCGTTGAAGTCGTTACACCTACGACATCTAACCCACTTAACAACCCGCAGGGACGAGAACAAATTGCTACTGCCTTCATGACAAAGTATGGAGTTGATATGAAAAAAGCGCAGATGCTCACTGCAAGCTATTTGGATTACACAATGTCTAAGTAA